A region of Frederiksenia canicola DNA encodes the following proteins:
- a CDS encoding rhodanese-like domain-containing protein: MEQLTFAQQAQQFVANHTIMVVAWIALFVAVVINLYKGVTSKISVVDNAKATLLINNEDGVVLDVRTDDEFKSGHIIDSVHVLPSDIKGNKLNNIIEKYKDRPVIVVDNNGLTAQGLANTLTKQGFAKVSALKEGIAGWRAANLPLVKKHK, encoded by the coding sequence ATGGAACAACTCACATTTGCTCAACAAGCTCAACAATTTGTCGCAAACCATACTATTATGGTGGTGGCGTGGATTGCATTATTTGTAGCAGTGGTTATTAACCTTTATAAAGGTGTAACCAGCAAAATTAGTGTGGTCGATAATGCTAAAGCGACGTTACTGATTAATAATGAAGATGGCGTTGTACTTGATGTGCGTACTGATGATGAATTTAAATCAGGTCACATCATTGACAGTGTTCATGTTTTACCAAGCGATATCAAAGGCAATAAGCTCAACAATATTATTGAAAAATATAAAGATCGTCCAGTTATTGTGGTTGATAATAATGGTTTAACTGCTCAAGGCTTAGCAAATACTCTGACGAAACAAGGATTTGCTAAGGTTTCTGCACTCAAAGAAGGTATTGCAGGTTGGCGTGCTGCTAATCTTCCCCTTGTGAAAAAACATAAATAA
- the secB gene encoding protein-export chaperone SecB, producing the protein MTEENKVAAPEEAQAFEMQIQRVYIKDVSFEAPNSPNVFQQEWKPQLGFELDTETIQLSEDTYEVTLHINVETKLEDSEDVAFICEVKQAGVFTIKGIDGIQLAHCLASKCPEVLYPYARELISSLVNRGTFPALNLSPVNFDALFMDYLERQQAAEEGEEKPLAN; encoded by the coding sequence ATGACTGAAGAAAACAAAGTCGCTGCTCCTGAAGAAGCACAAGCATTTGAGATGCAAATTCAACGTGTCTATATTAAAGATGTTTCATTCGAAGCACCAAACTCACCAAACGTTTTCCAACAGGAGTGGAAACCACAATTAGGTTTTGAGTTAGACACTGAAACGATTCAACTCAGCGAAGACACTTACGAAGTTACATTACATATCAATGTCGAAACAAAATTAGAAGACAGCGAAGATGTGGCGTTTATCTGTGAAGTGAAACAAGCAGGCGTGTTTACGATTAAAGGTATTGACGGGATTCAACTTGCTCACTGCTTAGCATCAAAATGCCCAGAAGTGCTATATCCATACGCTCGTGAATTAATTTCAAGCTTGGTAAATCGCGGTACTTTCCCAGCGTTGAACCTTTCACCAGTAAACTTTGATGCACTCTTTATGGATTACCTAGAGCGTCAACAAGCTGCTGAAGAAGGTGAAGAGAAGCCACTCGCGAACTAA
- the gpsA gene encoding NAD(P)H-dependent glycerol-3-phosphate dehydrogenase, protein MNTTYTAPVTVLGAGSYGTALAIALSRNGHTTYLWGHNPQKMAVLADERMNREFLPDITFPEALAIESDLAQAVKKAKDLLIVVPSHVFTEVLQQLKPLLRAEHRIMWATKGLERDTGRLLQDVALQILGDNHPLAVLSGPTFAKELAMGLPTAISLASTDPVFADEMQQRIHCSKAFRVYLNSDMVGVQLGGAIKNVIAIGAGISDGMGFGANARTALITRGLAEISRLGASLGANPTTFMGMAGLGDLVLTCTDNQSRNRRFGLMLGQGKTAEEAMAEIGQVVEGFYNTKEAYLLAQTQGVEMPIVEQIYQMLFHQKHPNDVAKALLGRERKGE, encoded by the coding sequence ATGAATACCACTTACACCGCTCCTGTCACCGTTTTAGGGGCGGGATCTTATGGTACAGCGTTGGCGATTGCCTTGTCTCGCAACGGGCACACCACTTATTTGTGGGGGCATAATCCACAGAAAATGGCGGTGCTGGCGGACGAGCGTATGAACCGTGAATTTTTGCCCGATATTACTTTTCCTGAAGCATTGGCGATTGAAAGCGATTTAGCACAAGCGGTCAAAAAAGCAAAAGATCTGCTCATCGTGGTACCTAGCCACGTTTTTACCGAGGTGTTACAGCAGCTCAAGCCACTGTTGCGAGCAGAGCATCGCATTATGTGGGCAACCAAAGGGCTTGAACGGGATACGGGACGATTGCTACAAGACGTGGCGTTGCAAATTTTAGGCGACAACCACCCGCTTGCGGTGTTGTCAGGTCCGACTTTTGCCAAAGAGCTGGCCATGGGCTTGCCAACGGCGATCTCACTGGCTTCAACAGATCCGGTTTTTGCCGATGAAATGCAGCAACGGATCCACTGTTCTAAGGCGTTTCGGGTTTATCTCAATAGCGATATGGTTGGGGTACAGCTTGGCGGGGCGATCAAAAACGTGATTGCGATCGGAGCGGGGATTTCGGATGGAATGGGCTTTGGAGCAAACGCCCGCACTGCCTTGATCACACGAGGTTTAGCGGAAATCAGTCGGTTAGGTGCATCACTTGGTGCTAACCCAACCACTTTTATGGGGATGGCGGGGTTGGGCGATTTAGTACTGACTTGTACGGACAACCAATCCCGTAACCGTCGCTTCGGTTTAATGCTTGGGCAAGGCAAAACTGCAGAAGAAGCTATGGCGGAGATCGGGCAAGTAGTAGAAGGTTTTTATAATACCAAAGAGGCTTACTTACTTGCTCAAACACAAGGGGTGGAAATGCCAATTGTTGAGCAGATCTACCAAATGTTGTTTCATCAAAAACATCCAAATGATGTTGCGAAAGCACTTCTTGGACGGGAACGAAAAGGCGAGTAG
- the cysE gene encoding serine O-acetyltransferase, with product MNEQKIAQIWQDIRQEAQELVNCEPMLASFFHATILKHHNLGDALSYILANKLSNAIMPAIALKEIIEEAYAADPYIIHSAACDIDAVRTRDPAVDKWSTPLLYLKGYHALQSYRVTHYLWQQGRQALAIYLQNEISVAFDVDIHPAARIGCGIMLDHATGIVVGETSVIENDVSILQGVTLGGTGKEHGDRHPKIREGVMIGAGAKILGNIEIGRYSKIGANSVVLQAVPEYATAAGVPARIIGHSESQKPAFEMNQYFGNAHSNEGMFGEGI from the coding sequence GTGAACGAACAAAAAATTGCACAAATTTGGCAAGACATCCGCCAAGAAGCACAGGAGCTGGTAAATTGCGAGCCGATGTTGGCGAGTTTTTTCCACGCCACCATTCTCAAACATCACAATCTCGGCGATGCATTGAGCTACATTCTCGCCAATAAATTGTCGAATGCAATTATGCCCGCCATCGCTTTGAAAGAGATTATTGAAGAAGCCTACGCTGCTGATCCGTACATTATCCACAGTGCCGCGTGCGATATTGATGCCGTCCGCACCCGCGATCCTGCAGTAGATAAATGGTCTACGCCGCTACTTTATCTCAAAGGCTATCACGCCCTACAAAGCTATCGTGTTACCCACTATTTATGGCAACAAGGTCGTCAAGCCCTTGCGATTTATCTGCAAAATGAAATTTCGGTTGCCTTTGATGTGGATATTCACCCTGCGGCTCGTATTGGTTGTGGGATAATGCTCGACCACGCCACGGGTATTGTGGTGGGCGAAACCTCAGTGATTGAAAATGACGTGTCGATTTTACAAGGCGTTACCCTTGGCGGCACGGGTAAAGAACACGGGGATCGTCACCCGAAAATTCGTGAAGGGGTGATGATCGGGGCGGGGGCGAAAATTCTCGGTAATATTGAAATTGGACGTTACTCAAAAATTGGAGCCAATTCTGTGGTGTTGCAAGCGGTTCCCGAATATGCCACCGCCGCAGGTGTGCCAGCTCGCATCATTGGGCATTCTGAAAGCCAAAAACCCGCCTTTGAAATGAACCAATATTTCGGTAACGCCCACAGCAATGAAGGGATGTTCGGTGAAGGGATCTAA
- the rpe gene encoding ribulose-phosphate 3-epimerase: MSRQPFLIAPSILSADLARLGDDVRDVLNAGADLIHFDVMDNHYVPNLTFGPAICKALRDYGIECPIDVHLMVKPVDRIIPDFAKAGANIITFHPEATEHIDRSLQLIRDHGCQSGLVFNPATPLHYLDYVMDKVDVILLMSVNPGFGGQAFIPSTLDKLREVRRRIDASGRNIRLEVDGGVKINNIAEIAEAGADMFVAGSAIFDQPNYQTVIAQMRQELAKV; encoded by the coding sequence ATGTCTAGACAACCTTTTCTAATTGCCCCTTCGATTTTATCTGCCGACCTTGCCCGCCTTGGCGATGATGTGCGAGATGTGCTAAATGCGGGGGCAGATTTGATCCATTTTGATGTGATGGATAACCATTATGTCCCGAATTTGACCTTTGGCCCTGCAATCTGTAAGGCATTGCGAGATTATGGCATTGAATGCCCGATTGATGTGCATTTAATGGTGAAGCCTGTTGATCGTATTATTCCTGATTTTGCGAAGGCGGGGGCGAATATCATTACTTTCCACCCTGAAGCAACGGAGCATATCGACCGTTCGTTACAGCTTATTCGAGATCATGGCTGCCAATCGGGCTTGGTATTCAACCCCGCTACGCCACTGCATTATTTGGATTATGTGATGGATAAAGTCGATGTGATTTTATTGATGTCGGTAAACCCTGGTTTTGGCGGACAAGCCTTTATCCCTTCCACATTAGATAAATTGCGTGAGGTTCGCCGTCGTATTGATGCAAGCGGTCGCAATATTCGCTTAGAAGTAGATGGTGGCGTGAAAATCAACAATATTGCTGAAATCGCTGAAGCAGGTGCCGATATGTTTGTGGCGGGGTCAGCCATTTTCGATCAGCCAAACTATCAAACAGTTATCGCCCAAATGCGTCAAGAGCTGGCAAAAGTGTAA
- a CDS encoding type B 50S ribosomal protein L31, whose amino-acid sequence MKKGIHPENYREVLFFDSSVQQGWVIRSCAHTTKTMVWEDGKEYPLYPLDTSSASHPVYTGKRREANTEGRASKFNERFKGISLASKK is encoded by the coding sequence ATGAAAAAAGGGATTCATCCTGAAAATTATCGTGAAGTATTATTTTTTGATAGCAGTGTACAACAAGGTTGGGTTATTCGCTCTTGTGCTCATACCACCAAAACCATGGTTTGGGAGGATGGCAAAGAGTATCCGCTTTATCCATTAGATACTTCGTCAGCCTCACACCCTGTGTATACGGGTAAACGTCGTGAAGCGAATACGGAAGGTCGTGCAAGTAAATTTAATGAACGCTTTAAAGGTATTTCATTAGCCTCTAAAAAATAA
- the ykgO gene encoding type B 50S ribosomal protein L36, producing the protein MKILNSLKTAKSRHPDCQIVRRKGKLYVICKTNPRYKARQR; encoded by the coding sequence ATGAAGATTTTAAATTCATTGAAAACGGCAAAATCACGTCATCCAGATTGCCAAATCGTACGTCGTAAAGGCAAATTATATGTGATTTGTAAAACCAATCCACGTTACAAAGCTCGACAACGTTAG
- the napF gene encoding ferredoxin-type protein NapF, translating into MDKSLSRRHFLRGNFLNALKDEQAKQQGLQVVRPPWIELAKFEQHCTACSRCITACETQILIKGAGGYPEVDFSQGKQECTFCQACVKACEVPNLFRSTDEEPWLHKVEVQPNCLAHNQVECRACQDSCESRAIRFQRAVGRVPTPSVDLESCNGCGACLNVCPSQSINLLYL; encoded by the coding sequence ATGGATAAATCGCTTTCTCGTCGACATTTTTTACGTGGAAACTTTTTAAATGCACTAAAAGATGAACAAGCGAAACAACAAGGTTTGCAAGTCGTACGTCCTCCTTGGATAGAGCTTGCAAAATTTGAGCAACATTGTACCGCTTGCAGCCGTTGCATTACGGCGTGCGAAACACAAATTTTAATTAAAGGAGCGGGTGGCTATCCCGAAGTGGATTTTAGCCAAGGCAAGCAAGAATGCACTTTCTGCCAAGCTTGTGTGAAGGCGTGTGAAGTACCGAATTTATTTCGCTCAACGGACGAAGAACCATGGCTGCATAAGGTAGAAGTTCAGCCAAACTGCTTGGCACACAATCAAGTGGAATGCCGAGCCTGCCAAGATAGTTGTGAAAGTCGAGCTATCCGCTTTCAACGTGCTGTAGGGCGAGTACCGACACCAAGTGTAGATTTAGAAAGTTGTAATGGTTGCGGGGCATGTTTAAACGTCTGCCCGAGTCAAAGCATTAATTTATTGTATTTATAA
- a CDS encoding chaperone NapD has translation MRNVSDKLNHSQHDGNWYVCSLVVQVRPEKLAQVKTALNTMPYTEVHGEKAEEGKLVVVLEADFQPALVERMESIKDIDGVIVVSLIYSQQDEKL, from the coding sequence ATGAGAAACGTATCGGACAAATTAAATCATTCGCAGCACGACGGAAACTGGTACGTTTGCAGTTTAGTGGTGCAGGTTCGCCCTGAAAAATTAGCACAAGTGAAAACGGCATTAAATACGATGCCATACACTGAAGTTCATGGTGAAAAAGCCGAAGAAGGCAAGTTGGTGGTGGTGCTAGAAGCAGACTTTCAACCTGCATTAGTGGAACGAATGGAGAGCATCAAAGATATTGACGGAGTTATCGTAGTGTCTTTGATTTATAGTCAGCAGGACGAAAAACTTTAA
- the napA gene encoding nitrate reductase catalytic subunit NapA, whose protein sequence is MELNRRDFMKANAAAAAAVAAGISIPVKNVYADDNTIKWDKAPCRFCGTGCSVLVGTQNGRVVASQGDPDAEVNRGLNCIKGYFLPKIMYGKDRLTSPMLRMKDGKFDKNGEFTPVSWDQAFTIMAEKFKKALKEKGPNGAGMFTSGQSTIFEGIAKSKLFKAGLRSNNIDPNARHCMASAAVAFMRTFGMDEPMGCYDDIEKADAFVLWGSNMAEMHPILWSRISDRRLSKKDSKVAVLSTYEHRSFELADLGIVFTPQSDLAIMNYIANYLIQHDAIDHDFIQKHTKFKRGETDIGYGLRETHPLEKAAKNVKTAGKMHDSDFEEFKKLVAPYTLEKAHEISGVPKDQLESLAKMYADPKLNIVSFWTMGFNQHTRGVWANHLIYNIHLLTGKISKPGCGPFSLTGQPSACGTAREVGTFAHRLPADLVVTNPEHVKKAEKLWKLPHGVIQTQVGYHAVAQDRALKDKKMNVLWQMCTNNMQGGPNINEERFPGWRDEENFIIVSDPYPTVSALAADLILPTAMWVEKEGAYGNAERRTQFWYQQVKAPGEAKSDIWQLVEFSKYFTTDEMWPADVLAANPEYKGKTLYEVLYRNGQVDKYQVPTDKVGYMNDEADHFGFYLQKGLFEEYAVFGRGHAHDLTDFDTYHQVRGLRWPVVDGKETLWRYREGYDPYVKEGEGVAFYGYPDKRAIILAVPYEPPAEAPDAEYDLWLCTGRVLEHWHTGSMTRRVPELHRSFPNNLVWMHPTDAKKRGLRHGDKVKVISRRGEIISHLDTRGRNKVPEGLIYTTFFDAGQLANKLTLDATDPISKETDFKKCAVKVEKA, encoded by the coding sequence ATGGAACTCAATCGTCGAGATTTTATGAAAGCCAACGCTGCAGCTGCTGCAGCGGTTGCCGCTGGGATTTCTATTCCAGTGAAGAATGTCTATGCCGATGATAATACGATCAAATGGGACAAAGCTCCGTGCCGTTTCTGTGGAACCGGTTGTAGTGTGCTTGTGGGAACCCAAAACGGTCGTGTTGTGGCATCGCAAGGTGACCCAGACGCAGAAGTAAACCGTGGGTTGAACTGTATCAAAGGTTACTTCCTACCAAAAATTATGTACGGAAAAGACCGCTTGACCTCGCCAATGTTGCGAATGAAAGATGGAAAGTTCGACAAAAATGGTGAGTTTACCCCAGTTTCGTGGGATCAGGCCTTTACGATTATGGCGGAGAAGTTCAAAAAAGCGTTGAAAGAGAAAGGGCCTAATGGAGCAGGAATGTTCACTTCTGGGCAATCAACCATTTTTGAAGGAATTGCAAAATCTAAGTTATTTAAAGCGGGCTTACGTTCAAACAATATTGACCCTAATGCACGACACTGTATGGCATCTGCTGCGGTTGCGTTCATGCGTACATTCGGTATGGATGAGCCAATGGGCTGTTACGACGATATCGAGAAAGCCGATGCGTTTGTGCTTTGGGGCTCTAATATGGCGGAGATGCACCCAATTTTGTGGTCACGTATTTCTGACCGCCGTCTATCGAAAAAAGATTCGAAAGTTGCGGTGCTTTCAACCTATGAACATCGTTCATTTGAATTAGCCGACTTAGGTATTGTATTCACACCACAGTCTGATTTAGCGATCATGAACTATATTGCGAACTATCTGATTCAGCACGATGCAATTGATCACGATTTCATTCAAAAACACACGAAATTCAAACGTGGTGAAACCGATATTGGTTATGGCTTACGTGAGACCCATCCGTTAGAGAAAGCGGCGAAGAATGTCAAAACGGCAGGCAAAATGCACGATAGTGATTTTGAAGAATTCAAAAAACTTGTTGCACCTTATACCCTTGAAAAAGCTCACGAAATTTCAGGCGTGCCAAAAGATCAACTTGAATCCTTGGCAAAAATGTATGCAGATCCAAAACTGAATATCGTGTCGTTCTGGACAATGGGCTTTAACCAACATACCCGTGGGGTGTGGGCGAACCATTTGATTTACAACATTCACTTACTCACAGGTAAAATTTCAAAACCAGGTTGTGGCCCGTTTTCATTAACAGGTCAGCCATCAGCTTGTGGTACTGCTCGTGAAGTAGGTACTTTCGCACACCGCTTGCCAGCGGATTTAGTAGTAACAAATCCAGAACACGTTAAAAAAGCAGAGAAGTTGTGGAAACTCCCACATGGCGTTATTCAAACACAAGTGGGTTATCACGCTGTTGCTCAAGACCGTGCATTAAAAGACAAAAAAATGAATGTGTTATGGCAAATGTGTACCAATAACATGCAAGGCGGTCCAAATATTAATGAAGAACGTTTCCCAGGTTGGCGTGATGAAGAAAACTTCATCATCGTATCAGATCCATATCCGACGGTTTCAGCACTTGCAGCGGACTTAATTTTACCAACCGCAATGTGGGTGGAAAAAGAAGGCGCTTATGGTAACGCAGAACGTCGTACACAATTCTGGTATCAACAAGTGAAAGCACCAGGCGAAGCGAAGTCAGATATTTGGCAGCTAGTTGAATTCTCCAAATATTTTACAACTGACGAAATGTGGCCTGCAGACGTGTTAGCAGCGAATCCAGAATACAAAGGTAAAACGCTTTACGAAGTGCTGTACCGTAATGGACAAGTTGACAAATACCAAGTGCCAACTGACAAGGTTGGTTATATGAATGATGAAGCTGACCACTTTGGTTTCTATCTGCAGAAAGGTTTATTTGAAGAGTATGCCGTATTTGGACGTGGGCATGCACACGACTTGACCGACTTTGATACTTATCACCAAGTTCGTGGTTTACGTTGGCCAGTGGTCGATGGTAAAGAAACCTTATGGCGTTATCGTGAGGGGTATGACCCGTATGTCAAAGAAGGTGAAGGAGTGGCATTCTACGGTTACCCAGACAAGCGTGCGATTATTTTAGCCGTGCCGTATGAACCACCTGCGGAAGCACCAGATGCGGAATATGATTTATGGTTGTGTACTGGTCGTGTGCTTGAACACTGGCACACCGGCTCAATGACTCGCCGTGTACCTGAATTACACCGTTCATTCCCGAACAACCTTGTTTGGATGCACCCAACGGATGCGAAAAAACGTGGTTTACGTCATGGCGATAAAGTGAAAGTCATTTCACGTCGTGGCGAAATTATTTCTCACCTTGATACTCGAGGACGTAACAAAGTACCTGAAGGTTTAATTTATACCACCTTCTTTGATGCAGGGCAGTTGGCGAACAAGCTGACGTTAGACGCTACAGACCCAATTTCCAAAGAAACCGACTTCAAAAAATGTGCGGTGAAGGTGGAGAAGGCGTAG
- the napG gene encoding ferredoxin-type protein NapG has protein sequence MKLDPNRRQFLKDATRTAAGVCGVGIVLALQQNQSLARQGVALRPPGALANDKDFTAACVRCGQCVQACPYDMLHLASLLSPMEAGTPYFIARDKPCEMCPDIPCVKACPSGALDPNLTNIDDARMGLSVLLDHETCLNWQGLRCDVCYRVCPLIDKAITLEMQRNERSGKHAKFIPTVHSDACTGCGKCEEACVLEEAAIKVLPMDLAKGMLGKHYRLGWEEKEKVGHSLLDEAYPEGIQSFPTRLPEDVK, from the coding sequence ATGAAACTCGATCCAAACCGTCGCCAATTTCTGAAAGATGCAACACGCACTGCTGCGGGTGTTTGCGGTGTAGGGATTGTTTTAGCGTTGCAGCAAAATCAGAGTTTGGCACGACAAGGTGTAGCATTGCGTCCACCGGGTGCGTTGGCAAACGATAAGGATTTTACCGCTGCTTGTGTGCGGTGCGGGCAATGTGTGCAGGCGTGTCCTTATGATATGTTGCACTTAGCCTCGTTGCTTTCGCCGATGGAGGCAGGAACACCATACTTTATCGCCCGTGATAAGCCGTGCGAAATGTGTCCTGATATTCCGTGTGTTAAAGCCTGTCCAAGTGGGGCCTTAGATCCGAATTTAACCAATATTGATGATGCCCGAATGGGGTTATCAGTATTGCTGGATCACGAGACTTGCTTGAACTGGCAAGGGTTGCGATGCGATGTGTGTTATCGGGTCTGTCCATTGATTGATAAAGCCATTACGCTGGAAATGCAACGTAATGAACGCTCAGGAAAACACGCAAAATTTATCCCAACGGTTCACTCAGATGCGTGTACAGGTTGTGGAAAGTGTGAAGAAGCCTGTGTATTGGAAGAAGCTGCAATCAAAGTGTTACCAATGGATCTTGCGAAAGGTATGTTGGGTAAACACTACCGATTAGGTTGGGAAGAGAAAGAAAAAGTGGGGCACTCGTTGTTAGACGAAGCTTACCCAGAAGGTATTCAATCTTTCCCTACTCGTTTACCTGAGGACGTAAAATAA
- the napH gene encoding quinol dehydrogenase ferredoxin subunit NapH translates to MAIAPKSNSPKNAGLEAREKLGWWRAYRFLILRRLSQLSVVLMFLSGPLWNVWILKGNYSSSMLFDVIPLTDPLITAESLATGYVPEWKTLLGALIIVAIYAFLASKVFCAWICPLNFVTDCAAWFRRKLGIRQSAKLPRNLRYGILAMILVGSAVSGTLLWEWINPVAALGRVFVYGLGATLWLVLAVFLFDLLIVEHGWCGHLCPIGATYAFIGAKSIVRVKVVDRKQCDRCMDCFHVCPEPQVLRLPLNGKPEDSQIVLDKDCISCGRCVDVCAENVFTFSTRFEKEKRII, encoded by the coding sequence ATGGCGATCGCACCGAAAAGTAATAGCCCTAAAAATGCCGGGCTTGAAGCAAGGGAAAAGTTAGGATGGTGGCGTGCATATCGCTTTTTGATTTTACGCCGACTGAGCCAACTAAGTGTTGTCTTGATGTTTTTAAGCGGACCATTGTGGAATGTTTGGATCTTAAAAGGCAATTATAGCTCAAGTATGCTTTTTGATGTGATCCCATTGACGGATCCGTTGATTACGGCTGAAAGTTTAGCAACGGGCTATGTTCCTGAATGGAAAACATTGCTTGGTGCATTGATTATTGTGGCAATTTACGCTTTTCTCGCCAGCAAAGTTTTTTGTGCTTGGATTTGTCCTTTGAATTTTGTGACAGACTGTGCCGCTTGGTTTCGACGAAAATTGGGGATCCGTCAGTCGGCAAAATTACCCCGCAATTTACGCTACGGGATTTTAGCGATGATTTTAGTTGGCAGTGCGGTTTCAGGTACTTTATTGTGGGAATGGATTAACCCTGTTGCAGCACTTGGACGAGTCTTCGTTTATGGCTTGGGAGCAACATTGTGGTTGGTCTTAGCCGTGTTCTTATTCGATTTATTGATTGTAGAACATGGCTGGTGTGGGCATCTTTGTCCGATTGGGGCGACTTATGCGTTTATTGGTGCGAAAAGTATTGTTCGTGTGAAAGTGGTTGATCGCAAACAGTGCGATCGCTGTATGGACTGCTTCCACGTCTGCCCTGAACCGCAAGTGCTACGTTTACCGCTAAATGGTAAACCTGAAGACAGCCAAATTGTGTTAGATAAAGATTGTATTAGTTGCGGACGTTGTGTTGATGTCTGTGCTGAAAATGTATTTACTTTTTCAACGCGTTTTGAGAAAGAAAAACGAATTATTTAG
- a CDS encoding nitrate reductase cytochrome c-type subunit, giving the protein MKKYLALFFIAISGLAVANSIEKVPSKIEDGVESTAPEFHNMPKDGSKLALSYVNQPPMIPHSIKGYQVTKNTNQCLNCHGIENYRTTGAPRISPTHFMDRDGNVTADTSPRRYFCLQCHVPQAEVAPIIENKFQPTKVFGGN; this is encoded by the coding sequence ATGAAAAAATATCTCGCCTTATTCTTCATTGCGATATCGGGCTTAGCGGTTGCTAACAGCATTGAAAAAGTGCCTTCTAAAATTGAAGACGGTGTAGAGTCGACTGCCCCAGAGTTCCATAATATGCCAAAAGATGGATCTAAACTGGCGTTAAGTTATGTGAATCAGCCTCCAATGATTCCGCATAGTATCAAAGGTTATCAAGTGACTAAAAACACTAACCAGTGTTTAAATTGTCATGGTATTGAAAATTATCGAACAACGGGTGCACCACGCATTAGTCCAACTCACTTTATGGATCGTGATGGTAATGTAACCGCAGATACATCACCACGTCGTTATTTCTGCTTACAATGCCATGTACCGCAAGCAGAAGTTGCACCGATTATTGAGAACAAATTCCAACCAACCAAAGTATTTGGGGGTAACTAA
- a CDS encoding cytochrome c3 family protein, with the protein MFRLIKGFWKWFRTPSRIGIGFLIVISALGGILFWGGFNVALEHTNTEEFCSSCHMNDVVPEYRASPHYLNRSGVKATCADCHLPHEFIPKWTRKIEAAKEVYAHITGKVDTKEKFEAHRLEMAQREWARMKANNSQECRNCHNFADMDFTQQKGVAAKMHAMAEKEGKTCIDCHKGIAHSLPHMQNVESGLKPQK; encoded by the coding sequence ATGTTTCGTTTAATCAAAGGCTTTTGGAAGTGGTTTCGTACCCCGAGCCGTATTGGAATTGGCTTTCTCATTGTCATTTCGGCTCTTGGTGGGATTCTGTTTTGGGGAGGATTCAATGTGGCATTGGAACACACCAACACTGAAGAATTCTGTTCAAGCTGCCATATGAACGATGTTGTGCCAGAGTACCGTGCTTCACCACATTATCTCAATCGTAGTGGGGTAAAAGCGACCTGTGCGGATTGTCACTTGCCGCATGAATTTATTCCAAAATGGACACGTAAAATCGAAGCTGCAAAAGAAGTGTATGCTCACATTACGGGTAAAGTGGATACTAAAGAAAAATTCGAAGCACATCGTCTAGAAATGGCACAGCGTGAATGGGCTCGTATGAAAGCCAATAATTCGCAAGAGTGTCGTAACTGCCACAACTTTGCTGATATGGACTTCACCCAACAAAAAGGCGTTGCTGCGAAAATGCACGCCATGGCTGAAAAAGAAGGTAAAACGTGTATCGACTGCCATAAAGGGATTGCACACAGTTTGCCACATATGCAAAATGTGGAATCGGGTCTGAAACCACAAAAATAA